The genomic window CATCGCGCCCGGCGTCGTCGCCGGGGAGTTCCGCGTCGACGGGTCCTTCCCGCGCCGCTGCTGCCGCGTCGTCGCCTCCGCCAAGGCCTGGGCCGCTGGCGACGGCAAGgacaaggaggagaaggaggaggaggaggacgtggTGGTGGCCGAGGCGAGGcggaaggtggacgaggacgcgAACGTTATGATGGGCCGGGACGTCTTCGTGCTCTGGGTGCGCGCCGGGTTCGACGCCGCCTTCGCCATGGGGATCGTGCTCGTGCTCGACCGGATCACCGGGGATGACATCGACGGCGACCTGGGAGAGGAACTCCTCGAGGCCGCCACCTCGCCGGAGTAAGCCACGCCGGACCGACCTCCCGCTCCCGTACTCCACGATCCACAAACATTTTTCTGATGGTTCTTCTTGTTAGGATCTTTAGGACCATCTGTGGTGTAGATTAGTGGGATTTTATTGGGTTTCTCATAGAAATGGTGTGTACGGAGAAagacagagagggagagggagagttaGGGTTAGGCACTGACCATCGGTAGGCATTGAGGAAACGGATCCGGCCATCACAGGTTCGCCGGTGAAGATCCGCgctaggcagcgacggtcggagaaGAAGGGCATCGCAGTGGAGACCGGGGTGAAAACCGTGGTGGCGCAGTGCCATAGCGGAGGCAGtgcttcccatcactggctgcgcccctctgttagatcAGAGTAGGGTTTGCTGGTGGGGCGTACGACTCAGGCCAACCTCGTGCTGagagccgccggccccacctctatttaatgcgcagtgtgacggggcccaccagccatagatggactgggcgcccccgatcaggacgcgaggTCAAGGTccaagtggccgttgggccactgtggttggaagatcaaaccaacattctcccccttgatctccacTCATattttaactttaaactttgattttaatccctttcacttttatttgttccatcacagattagtgcatagagcatgcttcatcgtcacggtcaatcgccgatagatttaacagctacaatacacatctctgttctgaaacagatACTTTAACTTTGGGCCATTTATTGTCcgaaaatcataggctttcccttaaacccatgtcgactgtgtgttctctgaacacactgggtgttaactgtttctttggagcttttccacaataaaactccgactgcgagtgttagctactatgtgggtttcactaaacatctcgccaaaatttaacatctgtacccacaactatttgagagtacttattctttcttactcaccatgaggcctataaatctttgcacaattgcaaaacattctcaactccattccagtgatctatatctggactggacttctgccaaaacatcccggatacatgaactatgtcaaggtaagttcttacttataaacactcattaagcttccaacagctgaagcatataggacgtctTTTCGATCTCACATTggttcttggaacactgaaagttcccaaAACTATTTCCCTTTACTATAGGAACAGGCGCTGGTTTActcacatatatatactttatttttttagaatcttctctaagtatacacttgagatagttttaataccccttttccttttgtctcggtaagttccaatttctagaacgaatgacgctttaccaatatcattctcattgaaacttgaggacaagaactgttTCTTCTCcaatagtagattaacatcactactagcgagtaaggtgctacccacatgcaggactaggaaaataaatttcccatgtttaaactttgcataaatacaattgtcctctacattctctttaaacccaaactttcttattgtactgtcaaacttcaagtaccaatgtcttgaagtttgctttaatctataaatcttatgttcttttccttctacgacaaaaccttttgagttatgccatgtaagCTTTTCCATACAAATCCTCGTTGAGGAATGTGACTTTACATCCTTCTGATGTTACtgtaaatcataatgtgccactaacaccattatgattctaaaagaatccttgcatgctcattataatctattccttctctttgtgtaaatcatTTCGCCATAAGTGGTCCTTTATAGCTTTCAATATTCCCTttggatatctttctatattccctttggagtcgcctttgtcttgtagacccattacagtctactgttttggctccattaggaatttcttctaagtcccaaatatCATTGGTATTTAtcaatttcatttcatcttcctttgcttctAGCCATTTAGATGAGTGAACGCCActcatggctttttcaaatgaggtggaattaccctccatttgaattttttTCTTAACATTGACTCCTTAGTTATcagaaatatctgattttcttattctttgagaccttctggggccttgtggcacttctttcatatggggctattgttactcttcattgccaaaaggcaattgttccatagcctcctgtatcacaagatccttatttacttattcatcttctttaagagctaacatcaggtgttgtatatgtcatacaacatcaacatgtattaagcaatttgttgctctaaaacactgtagtggatatgtaatcccacttctattcaagccttaggtatctacataccatgctcctctAGATTACTCtatcttctgtaaagatggtgtatcttcaaatttcttattttgggtttaatccgcTAAAAACTCATATCACGTGTTTAGCACTGCCTTGATAACTCTGaactcgtccagtatgaatactagccgactatgctatcttcctattGGAACTATAAAAGGTCcaagaatttagctatttctttactttaggggtatcgttattatgactgtcttactccctcaacaatcacattcatcttttatagatcacttttaccttcaatgcatagtatgcattgcatgatctgaagtatggggaagtatctttcttaattgtctttcttaattaatcttacatttctcccccacgaaatgtggtatgaacttttctaccacaattttgaaacattcagaactcttgtgaatgaggaaactttgattgcttacttcatccacatgattacatcatgcaaataAAATTtgtatgggagtacattttcctcattacacttcaaaactcaacatagtctattattattAATACTTCtacaagtcacgcttgcatatcattcttatcttttggttcacatgcaattttcttttgttcttaaactcattgagtacttaatgaccatgacacaatcagagtgtacgatcaatactaggatagcataagagctaccccaaaattctctccatgtgcgggatacacttagagcacatgagtcatcacatccttctctcgccatgcgggataagtactatgcTAAACTCTCCCGCCATAcaggattggttaacatatgtactatgccaactttaccccgccatgcgggtattttctcaaacttttcccgccatgcgggtactatcacaaactttttTCCACCATGCGAGATAATTCCCTTGAACAGACATAATTGCCAGGATTGGCTcatgttcaatcatcaaattcagaaataaatctgaatattcttttaacacacatgtttaatctaatgttagtcaaattaaacatgtatatgacttttacaactctcataagtgaaactaaaaataaattcttcttcacATAGAGTACAtatgaagactctcattgatctatctcttttcttggatcaatatcctagaattcttttcttttgaagccattctttaaagagaacataATCCCTTAAgcaatggcattctttcatacataacttacccttaggcatttcatcatctgagtcacaagtacctagctcatttctcttactgccttcaagaatgaaagcatggaagtcttttgtctgaaaaatattcaacaataatgctcattaaactttaaaatctttatgttctattctatatcaccgttgggcagaaatagaataaaacatcattcttctacattaattccacatcatcgttgggcagaaatggaattTACGTATATaaattcaataatcttgaaaacatagaactgctcctcaaaattaaattctctcgttggttcgaatttaattagaagacaatcaacttcattgcagcggaaacatgaaaatacatttctctagtttaagagcattccttgatctttatctattatctgaaaattggtcactttgatgcaaaattcatcagagatttaaactttaaacataaaactcatggaattataatattgttatcatcaatgttggttagaaaataacaataccataatttaactttaactatcaaccgactattcctccaattaaaattttcccgttggttccaattttaactggaggattaacttttcatcatttactgaataactataactgctcttcaaattaaattctcccgttggttcgaatttaataagatAATAAACTTTAACTTCGCAGCAGAAAAAAAGAActcattttcttgaattttaccaaCAGAGAAAATTACTTTTCTAATTTCTTTTGAACCAATTTCCATTTTTCAATcttctggaaaaagaaaaaacaaaaaatcgGCTTGCGGGCTTATTCTGACTGTTTTGGCCCAAAAACCAGCAAAAGCCGACTCGGCCCCCACTCCGCGCGCACgcaggccgcaacgtgggcctgggccaGCAAAGCTCCGCGTGCTAGCGCGCCTGCTTAGGCCGCGACGCGGCTCGATCAGCCTCAGCCGTCCGCACCGATCCGACGGCCGCCCGCGTGGGTCGCATGAACAAAACGGCGACCGCAGCGGCTGGCTTCAAACCCTAGTTCATTCGTCtccgtgctctctctctctctcatcgccgctctctcttctctcctcggcGTAGCGTAGCCGCAACCAAGCGAAGCGAGTGGGCAAAGCAGTGGAGAGGGCAGCCATGGCACCATCGCCGTCCCCCTCACCGGCGTGcatgctccccagcgggtgagcgcgtcgccgtcgagcggcctggccgcggtgctTCTTTGGCCGAGCCCGGGTGGACAACTCCCCCGGTTCGGTCTTCTTCTCCCACGCCGGTGAAAGGTCTCCCCAGGGAACGGCGAGGTAGAccaccccttccccttcttccccaacAGATTTGGTTCTCTTTTGTGTTCGGATTGAACCGATTTCATATGGGGATcaaagttagggttagggttttgggttaGGGATTCaccctgttcttcttcttccccaagtCTGTATCGGGTTAGGGTTCAGATCTCATTGTTTTCTTGAATCCAAGCCCTCTATTTCcatcttcacccagttagggtcaGGGTTAGTGAAAACCCTAGTCTGTATGCTCAGATCCAAAAGGATCTAAtccattcttttcttttctgttcttttgattCTCTTCCCGCGCATCAGCAAACCGACGGCAAGTGTACCATTTCGTGGGAGACGGTAGTGACGGCGGTGAGGAAACCTTCCCTGGACCATCCAAtttctttagggttagggttctttagGAGGGTAATACGAATCGAATTTGAATCCCCTTCTATCTTTTTTTTCTAtcacccgattagggtttagggttcgatgaaccctttgtatttcttttctttcgaTCCGAACTAGATCTTACTCATCTCCTTCTACACTACTACCCCTGACACAATCCACGCACTAGATCGGTGGCTCTaatattgtgggggtattaacccctatacccttatggctaggcttgggccggtccggatcagagggtccggtccaccaaaagatgatgcGCGGCCCAGCTAACCTGTTCGGactcccgcgcaaggagtcaagacagatttggcgatcaagcaagaccctggtcagttagaataggaatccttatccggctacctatggcaattgtaactggctaggattagtttccagatctgtaaccctgccccccggactatataaggcgggcaggggacccctctaaaaaaacatctctcattgacatacagcaatacaatcagacacaggacgtaggtattacgccttcttggcggctgaacctggataaaacctcgtgtctgtcttgtgtgaccgtcttgtttatggcttgcgcatctgtctgccgacaatctactaccttgggcatacccctaggtagactgtcgaccatatttcgtcgacagtggcgtgctaggtagggggtgtgcatactgctctccaagcgaataagatggtcatcatcctcggctccatggctacaccgaacggcctcacgttcaccatcggtcagatcacctggaccaccggctccgacgacttcatcgccatgaccatggaggaggcgcggattcaatatgcgtcgaccgctgcttcacctacaacggctatggctccgaccacggtggatacggctccgaccatggtggatctgactctgaccacggtacatctagctctgaccacgcccgcatcatctttagccacgtcgacaacccgtcgtccgcttccccgctacaaagggaagcagatcgacaacactgacctgctcgactccatcgatcgggtcgacaccaaactcgctgaaaccctagctctggtaagtttaattcaaagtcaacctaatgagcaggtaaccgctccccacaacagatctacccgaccagctcaggccagtcgtcctacacaactcggtacagatctcgtggtcatatctactcctgaagggcgctccgctcgtcgccggccagcctccgcgatgggtctctggctcctcgagtacgaagcctcgatagagaactaccaggcctagccctatggcctatgaaacgctgcctccaactacgcgtataatatacaacgccgctcggatctgtgttttatacatcgacctcggctgaagccatgcaacttcgtcaatatgatccggattgaggattatcaagaaggatccgtccacacaatccaagagggtgactctagctcctcgtctggcatcgcatctaatgcctccgtccacactgagctttagcatcacgatgatgaaggcgtcgaatatgatctggatatcccagaccacgccccggggttcccacaattcccatctttcccaccaaggcgaggggatttgatcaatgttgtcagtaatgacgaaccaccagcagtcgacgaaatagaacaagaaaggattgcacgcgaagcacgcaatattgaccaatttaatcgccgacaaatcgaagctgaagcagaagaggaggcacgacacataagggtccagccacgagacctcaacaatgccttcaatagggtgggggacaaacaggtcttcaggactccaagcgccaacatagccattgctatggcgacaatgcaacggctacccaataccctaaaaacccaggcagttcacgatgaaatacaagcttatctgacggctgctatggcccagaccgcagagattgtaaatcaagcctgggctccatccgtctcagtcgagccaagccatagccgccagcactcaagtcgctcacagccacccaaccaacgtggctcgcgcaacaacgacccatcagacaaccgtcaaggtagaaacggtggccatgatggtggtcaggatgacaaccgccgtcgggaggacaaccgccgcaacGTCTGGGacgacaaccgcgataatcgccgcgataaccacggttgcagggctaatctagatggcaaccgagatcaccgcaatggcaataacgatctccgccattacctcggaggacgtgatctgtgcgatcgcatcaaccagagagccaacgatcgtgcatccctcAAAAGCTATCattgtatggaatatgatactgcccatggcccgccgggtttgaagcagtttactccataccttcgccaagtcatatggcccaagaacttcaagctcaaaaaacttcagaagtacgacggcaaggagaaccccgaattatgggtcatgctctacaaaactGCGTGCAgttcagccatggctgacgagcacatcatgtctaactacttcccagtcgctgttggccatgcaggtcaccaatggctggtcagcttgccgacgaactactttgattcttggcaagagctcaagcaagccttcatcgacaacttcattgctacttgcgagcaacccggtaacaaatatgatctgcagcggatctgAGATCGGAAGGATGAGCCACTGTGAGAGTACGTCTGGCATTTCTcagagatgcacatcaaggtcccgtcaatctccgataacaaggcaatcgaggctttcatcactggcctatgCTTCCACAACgccctaagggataagctcctccgcaagagacctgaatcagttatagcgctcctggccactgctaagaaatatgtggacgccgatgatgctaaaaagataattatcgaagaagcagcaagggttccacgctccgaccaccccccacaccacgacgactaccgcggtaaccgtggtcggaacgacaattttgaccaccgcaaccagcacaacgactcccgcgatcaccgcgaccaacgtaatcagcggcgtaactgtcgtgacgattacaggggcaagcgtgctcgggaagacaacggcgaggtcaacaccgttaaaaaaggtggcggacatcgtaactacgaagaagactatgccaaagcattgaaagggccttgccagctccatcccaagtcaaaccacaccatggagaattgccgtgttctcaagtataactacacacgtcaacaggctctggatacatccgacaagcctaacgacgcaggggaacagcgcaacgaggataatgacgatgaagacgcagatccccgtcacaagtacgttaagccaaccgatcgcatgcacaccatcattggaggcaaagtgtccatcgagaccaaacaagaacgcaagctgctcactcgtgcttgcttgaacttggccaacaccgacaacctcatcgtcgatccacggctccctccttggtctcaccgcgagatctccttcagcagaaaagaccaatgggctgcaatacctaaaccaagacgttttcccctggtcctcgatccttgtatcaacaaagttcaattcaacagagtgctgattgacggcggcagctctATCGATATACTGTTTAAGAATAGTCCGCCggccctaaagataacctaggcggatgtcaagccatacgaggcatagttctagggtgttctcctcggatagagttctacacctctcgggcagatcatgctacctgtgcaatttgggacctcgaaccacttccgcaccgactacatcaacttcatggtcgctgacttcgacggcacctaccatgctatccttggtcgaccatcactcaccaagttcatggccatacctcattacaggtatttggtgctcaagatgcttaccgagaaaggagttctaacccttaggggtaacgtatacgcagcttatacctgcgaagacGACAACTttaaaatagtagaggctcacgacctctctattcgcatggccgagaccatcctcgacaccaagaagaccttggccgaccacctagagatcctagagctcgaggctccatgcaagaacatcaagtccaaggagcacaaggtgatccagctggtcgacagtgatcccagcaaaacggcccttatcagggccaacctagatcccaaataggaagacacgctcgtcaggttcttgaggagcaacgtggatgtgttcgcatggaaacctgttgacatgcccagtgtacctcggaacttgatcgagcactccttgaatgtcaacggtaaggccaaacctatcaagcagaagctatgacggttcgctcacgacaaaaaggaggcgattagggtagaagttacacggcttttggcagctagatttatcaaagaagtgtatcatccggagtggttagctaacctagttcttgtacgcaaaaagaataatgaatggagaatatgcgttgattacagtgatctcaacaaacactaccctaaggaccccttcggcttacctcgcatagacgaggtcgtagattcaaccgccggttgcgagctgctttcctttctcgattgctattctagttatcactagatcgctctcaaaaaggatgaccagatcaagacatcttttatcacacctttcggcacctactgctacacgaccatgtcatccgggctcaagaacgccggggctacctaccaacgcgctatacaggcctgcctcaaagacgagataaaagacgacctcgtcaaggcttatgttgatgatgtagttgtcaaaaccaaggaagcacatacccttgttgacaacctggaacgcacctttgcagcccttaacacattccaatggaaattaaacccaaagaagtgcatctttggtgttccttctggcatactacttggcaacgtcattagtcacgacggcatatgccctaacccggagaaagtcaaagctatcttggacatgaagctgcccaaaaaggtgaaggatgttcagaagcttaccggatgcatggccgctctcagccatttcatatcaagattaggcgaaaagggactatcgttctttaaactgctcaaagcatccgagaagtttgagtggtcggaggaagctgACGCttccttcacacagctgaaacaataccttatgtcacctccggtcctcactactcccagagaagacgaaacactcatGCTTTACATTGCagcgactaatcgagtggtctccactgccatggtggtcgagcgcgatgagcccggccacatctacaaggtacagcgaccaatctattttattagtgaggtgctcaatgaatccaggaccaggtacccatagattctaaaattgatctatgccatactgataacatcccgaaagttgaaacattacttcgacggatatcgtgtggtggtcatgactaagtaccctctgcgagacatcattagcaacaaggatgcgaacgggtgcatcgtcaaatgggcaatggagctatgccccttctccttggaattcgcaagccgtactacaatcaagtctcaggcacacgtcgatttcattgtcgagtggacagacttaagcacgcctgcctctcaggggcccgatgagtattggaagatgaacttcgatggctctctcaacatcgacggcgtaggagcaggagtccttttcatgtcaccatccaaggagcagctccggtacatcctcaggatttatttccccgcatctaataatgccgccgagtatgaagcatgcctacatggtttgcgcattgcggtcgagctcggtgttaaacgtctctatgtctatggagactcggctctagtcatcaaccaactcaacaaggactaggacacgaccagcgaaaggatggatgcatactgcaaatcgattagaaagctggaaggcaggttttatggcgtcgagtacacacacgtggtctgggacaaaaatcaagcagcagatgcgctgtcaaagttaggatcatcccgagccaaagtcccacatggcgtattcgtccaagacctgctcatgccttccatcgaagaggaagatcccacggtcgacaagcctctagacaagcaattggtggctacggttccagcgtcgagcaccactaagccacctccgaccactcatgagcccgactagagagtacctttcatcaagtacctgacagatggcagcgaTTACACTGATTGGACAGAAAATGAgcacctgatgcatcgcagtaagcagtatctgctcgtcgatggcaagttatggcgcaagaacgtaaaggaggaaatcttgatgaagtgtataacccaggaggatgatgaacatctcctagaccaaattcactctggctcctgtggcaaccacgcggcctcgagaacgctggtcagcaaggctttctgagcagggttctattggccgtcagcggtagctgatgcagagaagctagtccagcactatgagggttgtcagttcttcaccaagagacatgtaccagcacatgagatccagacaatactagcctcttggcccttcgcatgctggggactagatatgatcgggcccttcaaaccggctcctgggaaatttacatgtgtctttgtgctgatcgacaaattttctaagtggatagagtacatgcctctggtacaagcATCCTcaaaaaaggctgtcacgttcctcgactaggtcatccaccgcttcggcatacccaacagcatcatcactgatctgggtactcagttcaccgggaacgctttttaggacttctgcgatgaaaggagcatagtagtaaaatacgtctcggtggcacaccctagagctaatggacaggtcgagcgggcaaatggtatgattttagacacattgaagaagaggatgtatagagaaaatgacaaagctcccggaagatggctcaaagagttaccagccatggtctggggcctcagaacccagcctagtcacaacaccgacgtctcaccatactttatggtttacggcgctgaggcagtcctcccagcagatatagctttcagattagCATGGgtcgagaacttcgatgaaggcaaggtcaatgaagtgcgggagctagaagtgaatagtgcaaaagagaagcggctcgattcttgcgtacgtatagccaaataccttgctattttgcgcaggtactacaacaagaacgttaaagagcggttcttcatggtcggggacttggtcctaaagtggaagatgaatcaggctggtgtccataaactcacaactccatgggaagggcccttcatgatcaagaaagtcacacgaccaacgtcttacaggttagctcagctggacggtacggacgtaccaaattcatggcacatcgacaagcttaggcgtttctatgcttaactactgagatatgtactcctcttgtactttcgatttaattcaataaagctattatgatttctccgaccactatgatgtgtcacttcgaattttacggttattctaacttagccagtcaaaagccgaccaccattcc from Miscanthus floridulus cultivar M001 chromosome 11, ASM1932011v1, whole genome shotgun sequence includes these protein-coding regions:
- the LOC136491868 gene encoding protein LURP-one-related 5-like — translated: MAAASQRAFVKMSEDSTVPTPCRQFFKRSIMARDFCRRPAAVRALPPTSIYPWDGAAQGQKPVFSARRSSILGAAAVLVDLIAPGVVAGEFRVDGSFPRRCCRVVASAKAWAAGDGKDKEEKEEEEDVVVAEARRKVDEDANVMMGRDVFVLWVRAGFDAAFAMGIVLVLDRITGDDIDGDLGEELLEAATSPE